In Notolabrus celidotus isolate fNotCel1 chromosome 10, fNotCel1.pri, whole genome shotgun sequence, one DNA window encodes the following:
- the otc gene encoding ornithine carbamoyltransferase, mitochondrial — MSIKMMSANKTVLKCFRTFHNSCPRGFGTGAASLGSVSLKGRSCLTLKDFSAEEIKKLLWVSGDLKHRIKHEKQYLPLLQGKSIAMIFEKRSTRTRMSTETGFALLGGHPCFLTSQDIHLGVNESSTDTARVLSGLCDIVLARVYSHSTLVELEKEASIPIINGLCDLYHPIQILADYLTLQEHYGSLSGLTLSWIGDGNNVLHSFMMSAAKLGVHLKIATPKGYEPEKSVIEEAQRLSKEHGTQLVLTSDPMEAARGSNVLVTDTWVSMGQEEEKKKRLNDFKGYQITMKTASVAKPDWTFLHCLPRKMEEVDDEVFYSPRSLVFPEAENRKWTIMGLMVSLLTDYSPQIPILKF, encoded by the exons ATGTCTATCAAAATGATGTCAGCAAACAAAAcggttttgaaatgtttcagaacTTTTCACAACAGCTGTCCACGAGGGTTCGG CACTGGAGCTGCTTCCCTTGGCTCCGTCAGTTTAAAAGGTCGCAGCTGCCTGACTCTGAAAGATTTCAGcgcagaagaaataaagaagctgTTATGGGTCTCAGGTGATCTGAAACATCGgatcaaacatgaaaaacag TATCTTCCTCTTCTCCAAGGGAAGTCCATTGCAATGATATTTGAGAAGAGGAGCACCAGAACCAGAATGTCCACAGAAACAG GTTTTGCTTTGCTTGGCGGGCACCCCTGTTTCCTCACTTCTCAGGACATCCACCTCGGAGTGAACGAGAGTAGCACAGACACGGCCAG GGTCCTCTCAGGGCTCTGTGATATTGTCTTGGCACGAGTATACAGCCACTCCACGCTGGTGGAGCTGGAGAAAGAGGCCTCCATACCTATCATTAATGGCCTCTGTGACCTCTACCACCCAATCCAGATTTTAGCTGACTACCTCACTTTACAG GAGCATTATGGGTCCCTGAGTGGGCTGACATTGAGCTGGATTGGAGATGGGAACAATGTTCTTCATTCCTTCATGATGTCAGCAGCCAAACTAGGGGTTCATCTGAAGATTGCTACACCAAAG GGTTATGAACCAGAGAAGAGTGTAATCGAAGAGGCCCAAAGACTCTCCAAAGAG CATGGGACCCAGCTggtcctgacctctgaccccatggAGGCAGCCCGTGGCAGCAATGTCTTGGTCACTGACACCTGGGTCAGCAtggggcaggaggaggagaagaagaagaggctcaATGACTTTAAAGGTTACCAAATTACAATGAAG ACAGCAAGTGTGGCTAAACCAGACTGGACCTTCCTGCATTGTCTCCCACGTAAAATGGAGGAGGTGGATGACGAGGTGTTTTACTCCCCCCGCTCTCTCGTCTTCCCTGAGGCAGAGAACAGAAAGTGGACCATCATG ggTCTGATGGTTTCTCTTCTGACTGACTACTCCCCACAGATCCCCATTCTTAAGTTTTAA